One window of the Trifolium pratense cultivar HEN17-A07 linkage group LG2, ARS_RC_1.1, whole genome shotgun sequence genome contains the following:
- the LOC123907841 gene encoding 50S ribosomal protein L18, chloroplastic translates to MLTSSLSFLHSCTFPSSSSSSCSSSSLLTIPNPNSSSSSLSFVVQATSTRREDRTARHVRIRKKVEGTPERPRLSIFRSNKHLFVQVIDDTKMHTLASASTMQKAIAEELNYTASPTIEVAKRMGEIIAKSCLEKGITKVAFDRGGYPYHGRIKAIADAAREQGLDF, encoded by the exons ATGTTAACTTCTTCGCTCTCATTCCTTCATTCTTGCACATttccctcttcttcttcttcttcttgttcttcttcttctttgctCACAATTCCAAATCCCAATTCATCGTCTTCCTCTTTATCTTTTGTCGTTCAAGCAACCTCTACCCGAAGAGAAGACAGAACTGCTCGCCATGTTCGTATCAGAAAGAAG GTTGAAGGAACACCTGAAAGACCAAGATTATCTATCTTCCGATCCAACAAACATCTCTTTGTCCAGGTGATTGATGACACCAAGATGCATACACTTGCTTCAGCTTCGACAATGCAGAAGGCAATTGCTGAAGAGTTGAACTACACTGCCAGCCCTACGATT GAAGTAGCAAAAAGGATGGGTGAGATCATTGCAAAGTCCTGTCTGGAGAAAGGGATCACAAAGGTAGCATTTGACCGAGGTGGTTACCCATACCATGGCCGTATTAAAGCTATTGCTGATGCCGCTCGTGAACAGGGCCTCGATTTCTAA